One genomic window of Conger conger chromosome 7, fConCon1.1, whole genome shotgun sequence includes the following:
- the nup62l gene encoding nucleoporin 62 like isoform X1 produces the protein MSFNFGASGTGFSFGTQKPVAGTAPATGFGMPTASTAGVGGGFSFGTPNQSQAPAAVPQATGMFSSPAQSSTGTTGFSFGTPATSAAAGGGFSFGTNASKPTLGAPAATQPVPSGLTLGMAASSPAAGFALGAVTTQTTVAPAGAGFSFASTGGMGAPVAQTPAQPAATVAPTAGFSLAGAPATQPQGGFSFGVPKVQVQAIPTAAPTVAPGGGGFSFGTTTTAAPAPAQPSATLSQVVQNPGESTGLTLGSTAPGTTTAPGTTAQGGGFSFGIKPSATPAPATTAPVSQPAPPALSSLFSASTAAAPIASTATTGFTMGMATAAAAAAPTTTSAAGFMLKPLGAATISTATTAAPVSGAATAFSQCLKPAAPTVTGPVAPITSTAISTTIAAASAPPVMSYAQLEALINKWSLELEDQERHFLQQATQVNAWDRMLLENGEKITSLHREMEKVKLDQRRLDQELDFILSQQKELEDLLSPLEESVKEQSGTIYMQNADEERERTYKLAENVDAQLKRMSQDLKEIIEHLNTSSGPADTSDPLQQICKILNAHMDSLQWIDQNSVLLQRRVEEVSKLCDNRRKEQEKSFRITFE, from the exons ATGAGTTTTAATTTTGGTGCCAGTGGCACTGGATTCAGCTTCGGGACGCAAAAGCCAGTTGCTGGGACCGCCCCTGCCACTGGCTTTGGTATGCCTACCGCTTCCACTGCCGGCGTGGGTGGTGGCTTTTCGTTCGGAACCCCAAACCAATCTCAGGCCCCTGCCGCTGTCCCTCAAGCCACCGGGATGTTCTCATCTCCCGCCCAAAGCAGCACTGGCACGACTGGCTTCTCATTCGGCACTCCTGCAACAAGCGCTGCGGCAGGGGGCGGTTTCAGTTTTGG CACCAATGCTTCAAAGCCCACGCTGGGTGCGCCAGCAGCCACACAGCCTGTCCCATCGGGACTGACACTGGGTATGGCAGCCTCTTCCCCAGCGGCAGGATTCGCACTGGGGGCTGTGACCACCCAGACCACCGTGGCTCCAGCTGGTGCAGGGTTCAGCTTTGCCTCTACTGGTGGGATGGGAGCCCCGGTTGCACAGACTCCGGCCCAGCCTGCTGCCACGGTGGCGCCGACTGCGGGGTTCTCCTTAGCGGGAGCCCCTGCCACCCAGCCCCAAGGAGGATTCAGTTTCGGGGTACCTAAGGTCCAG GTCCAGGCAATCCCCACCGCTGCTCCCACAGTTGCACCAGGAGGGGGTGGGTTCTCGTTTGGGACCACCACCACTGCTGCACCTGCCCCAGCGCAGCCTTCTGCCACCCTCTCCCAGGTGGTTCAGAACCCAGGTGAATCCACAG GTCTGACTCTGGGTTCAACAGCCCCTGGGACTACAACAGCCCCAGGGACTACCGCCCAGGGGGGGGGCTTCTCGTTTGGAATCAAACCATCAG CCACTCCAGCTCCTGCCACCACTGCGCCAGTGAGCCAGCCGGCCCCACcagctctctcctccctcttctctgcCTCCACAGCAGCAGCCCCCATCGCATCCACAGCAACAACAGGTTTCACAA TGGGAATGGCGACcgctgctgcagctgcagccccTACGACCACCTCGGCTGCCGGCTTCATGCTAAAGCCTCTGGGAGCTGCAACcatcagcacagccacaacag CTGCTCCTGTCTCCGGTGCTGCCACGGCGTTCTCTCAGTGTCTGAAGCCTGCGGCCCCCACTGTCACTGGACCTGTGGCTCCCATCACCAGCACAGCCATCTCCACCACCATCGCTGCTGCCAG CGCACCTCCAGTGATGTCATACGCCCAGCTAGAGGCTCTGATTAACAAGTGGAGTCTGGAGTTGGAGGACCAGGAGAGGCACTTCCTCCAGCAGGCCACACAGGTCAACGCCTGGGACCGCATGCTGCTGGAGAATGGAGAGAAG ATCACATCTTtacacagagagatggagaaggtgAAGCTGGACCAGAGAAG gctggaccaggagctggacTTCATCCTGTCTCAGCAGAAGGAGCTGGAAGACCTGCTGTCTCCGCTCGAGGAGTCGGTGAAGGAACAGAGCGGCACCATCTACATGCAGAACGCAGACGAGGAGCGCGAGAGAAC GTACAAGCTGGCTGAGAATGTAGATGCCCAGCTGAAGAGGATGTCCCAGGATCTGAAGGAGATCATTGAGCACCTCAACACGTCCAGCGGGCCTGCCGACACCAGTGACCCG CTTCAGCAGATATGCAAAATCCTGAACGCACACATGGACTCTCTTCAGTGGATCGACCAAAATTCAG TGCTTCTGCAGAGGAGGGTAGAGGAGGTGTCCAAGCTCTGCGATAACCGCCGCAAGGAGCAGGAGAAGAGCTTTCGCATCACATTCGAATGA
- the nup62l gene encoding nucleoporin 62 like isoform X2, producing the protein MSFNFGASGTGFSFGTQKPVAGTAPATGFGMPTASTAGVGGGFSFGTPNQSQAPAAVPQATGMFSSPAQSSTGTTGFSFGTPATSAAAGGGFSFGTNASKPTLGAPAATQPVPSGLTLGMAASSPAAGFALGAVTTQTTVAPAGAGFSFASTGGMGAPVAQTPAQPAATVAPTAGFSLAGAPATQPQGGFSFGVPKVQVQAIPTAAPTVAPGGGGFSFGTTTTAAPAPAQPSATLSQVVQNPGLTLGSTAPGTTTAPGTTAQGGGFSFGIKPSATPAPATTAPVSQPAPPALSSLFSASTAAAPIASTATTGFTMGMATAAAAAAPTTTSAAGFMLKPLGAATISTATTAAPVSGAATAFSQCLKPAAPTVTGPVAPITSTAISTTIAAASAPPVMSYAQLEALINKWSLELEDQERHFLQQATQVNAWDRMLLENGEKITSLHREMEKVKLDQRRLDQELDFILSQQKELEDLLSPLEESVKEQSGTIYMQNADEERERTYKLAENVDAQLKRMSQDLKEIIEHLNTSSGPADTSDPLQQICKILNAHMDSLQWIDQNSVLLQRRVEEVSKLCDNRRKEQEKSFRITFE; encoded by the exons ATGAGTTTTAATTTTGGTGCCAGTGGCACTGGATTCAGCTTCGGGACGCAAAAGCCAGTTGCTGGGACCGCCCCTGCCACTGGCTTTGGTATGCCTACCGCTTCCACTGCCGGCGTGGGTGGTGGCTTTTCGTTCGGAACCCCAAACCAATCTCAGGCCCCTGCCGCTGTCCCTCAAGCCACCGGGATGTTCTCATCTCCCGCCCAAAGCAGCACTGGCACGACTGGCTTCTCATTCGGCACTCCTGCAACAAGCGCTGCGGCAGGGGGCGGTTTCAGTTTTGG CACCAATGCTTCAAAGCCCACGCTGGGTGCGCCAGCAGCCACACAGCCTGTCCCATCGGGACTGACACTGGGTATGGCAGCCTCTTCCCCAGCGGCAGGATTCGCACTGGGGGCTGTGACCACCCAGACCACCGTGGCTCCAGCTGGTGCAGGGTTCAGCTTTGCCTCTACTGGTGGGATGGGAGCCCCGGTTGCACAGACTCCGGCCCAGCCTGCTGCCACGGTGGCGCCGACTGCGGGGTTCTCCTTAGCGGGAGCCCCTGCCACCCAGCCCCAAGGAGGATTCAGTTTCGGGGTACCTAAGGTCCAG GTCCAGGCAATCCCCACCGCTGCTCCCACAGTTGCACCAGGAGGGGGTGGGTTCTCGTTTGGGACCACCACCACTGCTGCACCTGCCCCAGCGCAGCCTTCTGCCACCCTCTCCCAGGTGGTTCAGAACCCAG GTCTGACTCTGGGTTCAACAGCCCCTGGGACTACAACAGCCCCAGGGACTACCGCCCAGGGGGGGGGCTTCTCGTTTGGAATCAAACCATCAG CCACTCCAGCTCCTGCCACCACTGCGCCAGTGAGCCAGCCGGCCCCACcagctctctcctccctcttctctgcCTCCACAGCAGCAGCCCCCATCGCATCCACAGCAACAACAGGTTTCACAA TGGGAATGGCGACcgctgctgcagctgcagccccTACGACCACCTCGGCTGCCGGCTTCATGCTAAAGCCTCTGGGAGCTGCAACcatcagcacagccacaacag CTGCTCCTGTCTCCGGTGCTGCCACGGCGTTCTCTCAGTGTCTGAAGCCTGCGGCCCCCACTGTCACTGGACCTGTGGCTCCCATCACCAGCACAGCCATCTCCACCACCATCGCTGCTGCCAG CGCACCTCCAGTGATGTCATACGCCCAGCTAGAGGCTCTGATTAACAAGTGGAGTCTGGAGTTGGAGGACCAGGAGAGGCACTTCCTCCAGCAGGCCACACAGGTCAACGCCTGGGACCGCATGCTGCTGGAGAATGGAGAGAAG ATCACATCTTtacacagagagatggagaaggtgAAGCTGGACCAGAGAAG gctggaccaggagctggacTTCATCCTGTCTCAGCAGAAGGAGCTGGAAGACCTGCTGTCTCCGCTCGAGGAGTCGGTGAAGGAACAGAGCGGCACCATCTACATGCAGAACGCAGACGAGGAGCGCGAGAGAAC GTACAAGCTGGCTGAGAATGTAGATGCCCAGCTGAAGAGGATGTCCCAGGATCTGAAGGAGATCATTGAGCACCTCAACACGTCCAGCGGGCCTGCCGACACCAGTGACCCG CTTCAGCAGATATGCAAAATCCTGAACGCACACATGGACTCTCTTCAGTGGATCGACCAAAATTCAG TGCTTCTGCAGAGGAGGGTAGAGGAGGTGTCCAAGCTCTGCGATAACCGCCGCAAGGAGCAGGAGAAGAGCTTTCGCATCACATTCGAATGA
- the LOC133132903 gene encoding cyclic nucleotide-gated olfactory channel-like, whose amino-acid sequence MTGQVAEKSEDLSPHRLSVKTSVEEEPERAESTLSRVPSVNDDTSSELQRVATIEPNGVNSRNSFRGRGAMSRLVNLVVTLREWAHKSLREEEERPDSFLERFRGPELQAAPSRNSNDGKGDSKKKSSIFVVAASDDFYYRWLFVISLAVLYNWCLLVARACYDELQMTNWIIWLVFDYVTDVVYIMDTFVRLRTGFLEQGLLVKDPKKLRDSYIHTLQFKLDVVSIIPTDLAYFATGIHTPQLRFNRLLRFPRMFEFFDRTETRTNYPNIFRICNLVLYILVIIHWNACIYFAISKSLGFGSDTWVYPNTSNPEYGSLTRSYVYCLYWSTLTLTTIGEMPAPVRDEEYLFVVFDFLVGVLIFATIVGNVGSMISNMNATRAEFQARIDAIKHYMQFRRVSKELEVRVIKWFDYLWTNQKAVDEQEVLKNLPNKLRAEIAINVHLETLKKVRIFQDCEAGLLVELVLKLRPQVFSPGDYICRKGDIGKEMYIIKEGRLGVVADDGVTQFALLTAGSCFGEISVLNIQGSKMGNRRTANIRSLGYSDLFCLSKDDLMEAVTEYPDAKRVLEERGREILEKAGQLDENAASRPVVEEVEDKVVRLENSLDTLQTRFARLLNEYASTQQRLKQRITVLEQQQQHTGPVLERERERERERERERERERERERERERERERERERERERE is encoded by the exons ATGACTGGCCAGGTGGCAGAAAAAAGTGAGGACCTCTCGCCCCATCGACTGTCAGTGAAGACATCTGTGGAGGAAGAgcctgagagagcagagagcactcTGAGTCG AGTGCCGTCCGTCAATGATGACACATCCTCTGAGCTACAGCGGGTGGCCACCATTGAGCCCAATGGGGTCAACTCCCGCAACTCTTTCCGTGGCAGAGGGGCCATGTCACG GTTGGTGAATTTGGTGGTGACTCTGCGAGAATGGGCTCACAAGAgcctgagggaggaggaggagcggccAGATTCCTTCCTGGAGCGTTTCCGTGGGCCAGAGTTGCAGGCCGCCCCAAGTCGCAACAGTAACGATGGCAAGGGGGACTCGAA aaaaaaatcaagCATCTTTGTTGTGGCAGCCTCAGATGATTTCTACTATCGCTGGCTGTTTGTAATTTCTCTGGCCGTGCTTTACAACTGGTGTCTCTTGGTGGCAAG GGCTTGCTATGATGAGCTGCAGATGACTAACTGGATCATCTGGCTGGTGTTCGACTACGTCACAGATGTTGTCTACATTATGGACACCTTTGTTCGGCTGCGAACAG GCTTTCTGGAACAGGGTCTCCTGGTAAAGGACCCGAAAAAGCTGAGGGACAGCTACATCCACACACTGCAGTTTAAGCTGGATGTGGTGTCCATCATTCCCACTGACCTGGCCTATTTCGCAACAGGCATCCACACTCCCCAGTTACGCTTCAACAGGCTGCTGCGCTTCCCCCGAATGTTTGAGTTTTTCGACCGCACCGAGACACGCACCAACTACCCCAACATCTTCCGTATTTGCAACCTGGTGCTCTACATCCTGGTCATTATCCACTGGAATGCCTGCATCTACTTTGCAATATCCAAGTCACTGGGATTTGGCTCTGACACGTGGGTGTACCCCAACACCTCAAACCCAGAGTATGGCTCACTGACCCGTAGCTATGTCTACTGTCTGTACTGGTCTACCCTCACACTCACCACCATTGGGGAAATGCCAGCGCCTGTCCGGGATGAAGAGTATCTGTTTGTGGTCTTTGACTTCTTGGTGGGTGTGCTGATCTTCGCCACGATTGTGGGTAACGTGGGTTCCATGATTTCGAACATGAATGCCACGCGAGCAGAGTTCCAGGCTCGCATCGACGCCATCAAGCACTACATGCAGTTCCGGCGAGTCAGCAAAGAGCTGGAAGTACGCGTTATCAAGTGGTTTGACTACCTGTGGACCAATCAGAAGGCGGTGGATGAGCAGGAGGTGCTGAAGAACCTGCCCAACAAGCTTCGGGCAGAGATTGCTATTAACGTGCACCTGGAAACCCTAAAGAAAGTACGAATCTTCCAGGACTGTGAGGCCGGGTTGCTGGTGGAGCTGGTACTCAAGCTCCGTCCCCAGGTCTTCAGCCCCGGCGACTACATCTGCCGCAAGGGCGACATCGGCAAGGAGATGTACATCATCAAGGAGGGCCGGCTGGGGGTGGTTGCAGATGATGGCGTCACACAATTTGCTCTCTTGACAGCCGGGAGCTGCTTCGGCGAGATCAGTGTCCTCAACATCCAGGGCAGCAAAATGGGTAACCGGCGAACGGCCAACATACGGAGCTTAGGCTACTCTGACCTCTTCTGCCTGTCCAAGGATGACCTGATGGAGGCCGTGACGGAGTACCCCGATGCCAAGCGCGtgctggaggagagggggcgggaAATCCTGGAGAAGGCGGGGCAGCTGGACGAGAACGCGGCCAGCAGACCagtggtggaggaggtggaggataAGGTGGTGCGGCTGGAGAACTCATTGGACACGCTGCAGACGCGCTTCGCCCGGCTGCTCAACGAGTACGCGTCCACACAGCAGAGACTCAAGCAGCGCATCACTGtgctggagcagcagcagcagcacactggACCTGTGCT agagagagagagagagagagagagagagagagagagagagagagagagagagagagagagagagagagagagagagagagagagagagagagagagagagagagagagagagagagag